In the genome of Streptomyces sp. Q6, the window GTCTCGCGCAGCGCGGCCAGTGGCGCGGTGCGCCCCGCGCGCAGGGCGGGCAGCAGGGCCGAGCCCAGGCAGACCAGGACACCGACGGCCAGCGGCAGCAGCAGGGACAGCGGACTGACCACCAACTCCCCTTCAGGGAAGGGGAATCCGATCGCGGGGAAGAGCGCCTGCAATCCGGCGGCGATCCCGATGCCGCCCGCGAGACCGGCGGCCGACGCGAGGACGGCGACGACGCTCGCCTCGACGAGCGTCGACGCGGTCACCTGTCGGCGGGACGCGCCGAGCGCCCGCAACAGGGCGTTCTCCCGGGTGCGTTGGGCCACGACGATCGCGAAGGTGTTGTGGATCGAGAACGTCGCGACGAGCAGCGCGATGCCGGAGAACACGAGGAGGAAGGTGGTGAACAGGGTCAGGAACTGGCCGGAGATCATGTCGGTGTTCTCCTGCGCCGACTCCTGACCGGTGAGGGCCTCGATCCCGTCGGGCAGCTCGCCCTTCAGCGTGTCGACGAGCTCCCGCTGGCTGATGCCGGGCCCCGCCCGCACCTGGATGGTGGAGGCCTCGCCCGGCTTCGGGGTGAGGTACTTCTCCGCGTCGGCACGGGTCATGCCGGTATAGGTGACCTGGGCCATGCCGTCCTCGCCGCCGAACGTCGCGAGGCCGACGATCGTGACCTTCACCGGGTCGGGGGTGCGCAGGGTGGTGGTGTCGCCGATCTTCAGGTCGCCGGTCTTCGCGGCGCCCCGGTTGACGACGACCTCACCGCTCTGGCGCGGCGCCCGCCCATCGGCGAGCTGGTACGCATTGAGGTCCGGGTCGTCGATCCAGTTGCCGGCGAGGGTCGGCGGGCCCTGGCCGCCGATGGGCTCGCCGTTCGCGCCGACGAGCTGGCCCGCGCCCTGGATGACGGGCACGGCGGCGGCCACGCCCGGCTCCTTCTCCAGGTCGTCCGCGAGGGACGCCCGCACCGGCTGCCGGGTGCCCTGGCTCTCACCGGGCGTGGTGATGACGTTGGTGCTGCGCACGACGGCGTCCGTGCCGCTGCCGGCACCGGCGAACAGCGCGTCGAAGCTCGCCCGCAGCGTGTCGCCCATGACCAGGGTGCCGGCGAGGAACGCGACGCCGAGCAGGACGGCGGTGAACGTTCCGGCGAAGCGGCGCTTGTGCGCGAGAAGCGACTTCAGACTGAGGCGTGCGGAGGCGTTCATGACGATCCGCCCTCCTGTCGTGACGGGCGCGACGGGTCCGACGGACCGGGCGAGTGCGACGCGGCGCCGTCGAAGGCCTTCATACGGTCGAGGACCCGGTCGGCGGTGGGGTGTTCCATGTGGTCGACGAGGCGCCCGTCGGCGAGGAAGACGACCTCGTCGGCGTGGGCCGCGGCGACCGGGTCGTGGGTGACCATGACGACGGTGCGGCCGGTGCGCCGGGCCGCGTCGCCGAGCAGCCCGAGGACCTCCCCGCCGGAGCGCGAGTCGAGGTTGCCGGTGGGCTCGTCGGCGAAGACGACGTCGGGCCGGCCCGCGAACGCCCGTGCCACGGCGACGCGTTGCTGCTGGCCGCCGGAGAGTTCGGCGGGCCGGTGGTGCAGCCGGTCGCGCAGTCCGACGACGTCGATGAGGGCGTCGAGCCACTCCCGGTCGGGCCGGGCGCCCGCGAGGTCGATCGACAGCGTGATGTTCTCGGCGACGGTGAGCGTCGGCACCAGGTTGAAGGCCTGGAACACGAACCCGATGCGGTCGCGCCGCAGCAGGGTCAGGCGCTTGTCGTCGAGGGCGCTCAGATCGGTGTCGCCGAGGTACGCGGCGCCCTCGCTGAGCGTGTCGAGCCCCGCCGCGCAGTGCATGAGGGTCGACTTGCCGGAGCCCGACGGCCCCATGATCGCGGTGAACCGTCCGGCGCGGAAGCCCACGCTCACGCCGTCGAGGGCACGGACGGCGGTGTCGCCCGCCCCGTACACCTTGACGGCGTTCTCGACGCGCGCCGCGGTCCCGGTGAGCGTCGCGGTGGTCATGCCGCACCGCCCTTGGTGTCGGCGTGCCGCCCGAACTCCTCGTTCAGGACGCTCAGCCGGCGCCAGTACTCGTCCTCGTCGATCTCACCGGCGGCGAAGCGGCGGCCGAGGACGGCGATCGGCGAGTGCTCCTCCACGCGGGGGCCGGGGCGCCACGGTCCGCGGCGGCCGCGCCGGACGGTGCGGCGCAGCAGGGTGACGACGCCGACCACCGCGGCCGCCCAGATCAGCGGGAAGAGAAGGATCCACGGGCCGGGGCCGCCGCCGCCGAAGTGCGCGAGGGTCTGCATCTGACTCATCTCCCGAAGTGGGTCGTTGTGTGATGAGTCGAGCGTCGCGCCGCCGGGGGGTCCGAGTCGTCGTACGGCCAGCGGCAGTGCGCGTACCACCGCGGGAGTACAGGAGCCCTCGCCGACTGCTCCCCCCGTGCGTCGGCCCCGGCCTTGCCGTCTGTAACTACTAGTATGTACGGTGAGCTCATGAGCACTCAGGACCGGCTGATCGAGACGACCCGTGAGCTGTTGTGGGAGCGCGGCTATGTGGGCACGAGCCCCAAGGCGATCCTCCAGCGCGCGGGCGTCGGCCAGGGCAGCATGTACCACCACTTCACCGGGAAGGGCGATCTCGCACTCGCCGCGATCACCCGCACCGGTGAGGAGATGCGGGCCATGATCGACGGGCTGCTCGACGCCGGCGGGTCCGCGTACGAGCGGATCGAGGCGTATCTGCTGCGCGAGCGCGACGTGTTGCGCGGCTGCCCGGTGGGGCGGCTGACGATGGACCCGGACGTGATCGCCAGCGACGAGCTGCGCGCGCCGGTCGAGGCGACCATCGCCCACCTCAAGGACCGGCTCGCGGTTGTCGTCCAAGAGGGCGTCGACGGCGGGGAGTTCGCGCCGCACCTGGTGGCGGCCGATGTCGCGGCGGCGATCGTCGCGACCGTGCAGGGCGGTTACGTCCTGGCGCGGGCCGCAGGCAGCACGGACGCGTTCGACATGGGCGTACGCGGCCTGCTCTCCCTCCTCTCCCCGTCCTCCCCCGCCGCCTCTCGCACCCCTTCCCCCGACCTTCCGAAGGACTGAGGACTTCCCCGTGCACATCACGCGCACCCGCCCCGCATCGCTGCGGGGCCCGGCCGACAACTTCACCGGCACGGTCTGGCTCGACCAGGTCGCCGCACCCGAACTCCCCTCCCGGCTGCGGATGTTCAGCGTGCACTTCGCTCCCGGCGCGCACACCGCCTGGCACACCCATCCGCACGGACAGGTCCTGCACGTCCTGGCGGGCGAGGGCCGCGTGCGGCGCGAGGGCGGCGAGGTGGAGGTGATCCGGGCCGGCGACACCGTCTGGATCGAGCCGGACGAATGGCACTGGCACGGCGCGGGGCCGCACACGTTCATGACGCATCTGGCGACCGTCGAGGCCGCCGAGGACGGGACGACGACGTGCTGGGGCGCCCATGTCGTCGACGGCGACGCCACCCCGGCGCGCTGAGGCGGAGGGACACACCGTGCAGGCGATGCAGTACGAGATCACGTTGCCGGCCGACTACGACATGGGCGTCATCCGCGACCGGGTGCGGACCAAGGGTCACCTGATGGACGACTTCCCGGGGCTCGGCGCCAAGGCGTACCTGATGCGGGAGCGCGGCGTGGACGGCTCGCCCGTGAACCAGTACGCGCCCTTCTACCTGTGGCACACCCCGCAGGGCATGAACTCCTTCCTGTGGGGTCCCGGATTCCAGGGCGTGGTCGCCGACTTCGGGCGGCCCGTCGTCCAGCACTGGACGGGCGTGGCGTACGCGGAGGGGCCGGCCGGGGCGGGTACCGCACGGGCCGCCGTGCGGCGCCGCACCCCGCTCCTCGCGGGCTGCCACGCGGGTGACCACCTTCCCGACGTGATCGCGGAGTCGGTTCGGGAGACCGCCCAACTCGGCGACGAGGACGGCTTGTTGTACGCCTCTTCCGTCGTCGACCCGCGCACCTGGGAGCTGGTGAGCTTCTCCGTCTGGGACCACGCGGCGCCGACAGCACCCGGCGACCTCTACCAGGTGCTTCACCTGTCCGATCCCGGGCGCGACGCACTGACTCCGGGGAGGCAGTGGTGAACGCGACCGTCCGCAGCGTCCAAGGGGACCTGGATCCGGGGCAGTTGGGCGTGGTCGACTCGCACGACCATCTCTTCTTCCGCAGCCCGCTGCTGCCGGGGCAGGAGTTGGACGACGTGGACCTCGCGCGGCGGGAGTTGGAGTCCTACGCGGCGGTGGGCGGCGGGACCGTCGTGCAGTGGACGCCGTACGGTCTCGGGCGGCGCGCCGCGGAGCTGCCCGCGCTGGCGGCGACGACCGGGGTGCGGATCGTGGCGGCGACCGGGCTGCACCAAGCCGCCCACTACACACCGGAGTCGCTCGCGCGGCGGGCCGACGATCTCGCCGAGGTCTTCGTGCGCGAGCTCACGGAGGGCATCGCGGGCAGTGGCGTACGGGCGGGTCTGATCAAGGTCGCCGGAGGGTTCCACGCGCTCGACACGCACGCGCGGTGGACGATGCGGGCGGCGGCCGAGGCGCATCACGCGACCGGGGCGCCGATCGCCGTCCACCATGAGCTGGGCACGGGCGCGCTGGACGTACTCGACCTGCTGTGCGGGGAGTTGGAGGTGCCGGCGCACCGGGTGATCCTCGGTCACCTCAATCGGTCGCCCGACGTCGTGGCGCACCGGGAGGCCGCGCGGTCCGGCGCCTATCTGGCCTTCGACGGGCCGTCGCGGGCCAACCACGCCACCGACTGGCGGATGCCGGACGCGATGGCGGCGCTCGCCGCCGGCGGATACGCGGACCGACTGCTGCTCGGCGGCGACACGACGAGCGCCGGGGCGCGTTCGGTGAGCGGTGGGCCCGGCATGCCGTACCTGCTGCGCCGGGTGCGGCCGCGCCTGGAGGAGTCGCTGGGCGAGGAGGGGGTGCGGCGGGTACTGGTCGCGAACCCGGCGCGAGCGTTCGCGGTGGAGTGGGCGTGACGGTTCCGGTGGGCTGAGTCCTTGAGGATGGACGGTCTGGGGCCCGGCGACCGGACGGCCCAGCAGTCCGGAGACTGGACGGTTCCGCGGCCCGGCGGTCCGGAGGTCAGCGGCTGGAAGGCCGGCCGTCCGGAGGCCGGCGGTCGGAGACCGGTCGTCCCAAGGTCAGCGGCTGGAAGGCCGGCCGCCCGAAGGCCGGCGGTCGGAGACCGGTCGTCCCAAGGTCAGCGGCTGGAAGGGCGGCCGTCCGGAGGCCGGCGGTCGGAGACCGGCCGCCCGAAGGCTGACGGCCAGAGACCGGCCGCCCGAAGGCTGACGGCCAGAGACCGGCCGCCCGAAGGCTGACGGTCGGAGACCAGTCGCCCGAAGGCTGACGGTCGGAGACCGGTCGCCCAAAGGCTGACGGCCGGCGTCTCTGGAGACCGGGCGGAGACCTGAGTTCCTGCCCAGCCGCTGGCGGCGAGCGCTCCGCCGGGTCAGCCCGCCGTGAGCGCGCCCAGCGGATCGTCGAGGACCGGCTGCCACGCCAACTCGGCTGCGCCGACCAGGCTGTTGTGGTCGAGCGTGCACGCCAGGATCGGCACGCCGCCGCTGCGCCCCCACAGGCTGCGGTCGGCCACGACGGCGCGCAGCCGCTCCGGGTCGGCGTCCAGGAGGGCGCGGTGCAGTCCGCCGAGGATGATGCGGTCCGGGTTGAGGATGTTGACCAGTCCCGCGAGGCCGAGGCCGAGCCGGTCGATGAGGGCCTCGGTGGCCCGGCGCACCCCCGGGTCGTCCTTGGCCTGGGTGAGCAGGTCGCGGGCCTGTTCCAGGAGGGAGCGCTCGGGGCCGGGGGTGCGGCCCGCCTCCGCGAGGAAGGCGAGCGGGTCGGCCTCGACGTCGAGACACCCGCGGCTGCCGCAGTGGCAGGGCCGGCCCTCGGGGTTGACGGTGAGGTGGCCGACCTCCAGGGCGAGGCCCGAACTGCCCGAGTGCAGGCGGCCGTCGAGCACCAGGGCGCCGCCCACACCGCGGTGTCCGGTGGCGACGCAGAGCAGGTCCCTCGCGCCGCGTCCGGCGCCGTGCCGGTGTTCGGCGAGGGCGCCGAGGTTGACGTCGTTCGCGGCGAACGCCGGGGTGGGCAGCCCCGCTTCGCGTACGCAGTCGGCGAAGATCTGGCGGACCGGGGCGCCGACCGGCCAGGCCAGGTGCAGCGGGTTCAGCGCGGTGCCGTCGGGTTCGGCGACGGCGGACGGCACGGCGAGCCCGGCGCCGACACAGCGCCGCCCGGTGCTCTCCAGGAGCCGGACGCCCGCTTCGACCACGGAGCGCAGCACGTCCGCCGGGTCCGGGTCGATGATCTCGCAGCCGGGCGTGGTGGCGACGATGTGCCCGCCGAGTCCGACGAGGGCCGCGCGGTAGCCGTCCGAGTGGACCTGGGCGGCGAGCGCTACGGGCCCGTCCTCCGCGACGGAGAGGCGGTGCGAGGGACGGCCCTGGGAACCCGCGGCGGCGCTCGGCTTCGCGTCGATGCGGATGAGGCCGAGGGCCTCCAGTTCGGCGGCGACCGCGCCGGCCGTGGCGCGGGTCACCCCCAGTTCGGCGGTGAGTACGGCGCGGGTCGGCGCACGTCCGGTGTGGACGAGTTCGAGCGCGGGACCGAGCGCGCTGCGGCCCCGCTCCAGACGCGGTGGCCGCGCGGCACCGTCGCCCGCCGTGTGGTTCCCGCTCCCGGAGGCCGCCCTGCCGCCCATCAGCAACTCCTCGCCCTGATCACGGTCTGGAATGGTAGCCGGTGAACGACGTCGCCCCCCGGCCCGGAGGTGACCCCGGGTACCGGGAGGCGGGCGCGGGGCCGCACCGCGGGCGTCAGCCCCGTACCACCCCGATCAGCTCGCTGACCGTACGGGTCATCGCCTCGCGTCCGACGGTGAGGTACTTGCGGGAGTCGACCGCGTCCGGGTGCGTCGCGAGGAACTCCCGTATGGCGGCGGTCATCGCGATGTTCAGGGCCGTACCGACGTTGACCTTGGCGATGCCGCCGCGGACCGCCTCGGTGAGTTCGCCGTCCGGGACGCCCGACGAGCCGTGCAGGACGAGCGGCACGTCGAGGCCGTCGGCGAGCCGCTTCAGCAGGTCGTGGTCGAGGGCGGCGGTGCGGGTGGTCATGGCGTGCGAGGAGCCGATGGCGACGGCGAGGGCGTCGACGCCCGCGTCGGAGACGTAGGCGCGGGCCTCACCGGGGTCGGTGCGGGCGCCCGGGGCATGCGCGTCCAGCGGCGCCGCCCCGTCCTTGCCGCCGACCTCGCCCAGTTCGGCCTCCACCCACAGGCCGTTGGCGTGCCCCCAGTCGGCGGCGGCGCGGGTCGCGGCGAGGTTCTCGTCGTAGGGCAGCCGCGCGGCGTCGTACATCACGGAGCTGAACCCGGCGTCGACGGCCTGCCGCAGCAGGTCGTCGCTCTGGACGTGGTCGAGGTGGAGGGCGACGTCGACGCCCGCCCCCTCGGCGACGGACGCGGCCGCGCGGGCCAGCGGCAGGAGGCGGCCGTAGCGGTAGCGGACGGCGTTCTCGCTGATCTGGAGGATGACGGGCGCGTCGACGGCCTCGGCGCCCGCGACGACTGCCTCGACGTGTTCGAGGGTGATGACGTTGAACGCGGCGACGGCGCCGCGCCGGTCCGCCGCGGCACCGACGAGCGTCCCTGTGGTGGCGAGGGGCACGGTCTCTCCCTTCTCAGGTCTCTCTGGTCCTGGTCGACAGCGGTCAGTTGTCGGTGAGGATGACGGAGCGGGTGAGGTGGCGCGGCTGGTCGGGGTCGAGGCCGCGGCGGGCCGCGACGGCGACGGCGAGGCGCTGTGCGCGGACGAGTTCGGCGAGCGGGTCGAGGCCGCCCTCGATCCAGAGCGCGCCGGTCCCGGCGACCTCCTCGGCGAGGCCCTCGGGGGCCTCGCCCAGCATCCAGGTGGCGGTGCCGGACGTGGTGACGCTGATGGGGCCGTGGCGGTACTCCATCGCGGGGTACGCCTCGGTCCACGACAGGGACGCCTCGCGCATCTTCAGCGCCGCCTCGTTGGCGAGGCCGACCGTCCAGCCGCGTCCCAGGAACGTGAACTGGTCGCAGTCCACGAGGCCTTCGGGCAGCGGCTCGGCGAGCGCGGTGCGCGCGTCGGCGACGGCCTGCTCGGTGTGCAGGCCGAGGTGGGCCCGGAGCAGAGTGAGCGCGGTCGTGGCGAAGCGGGTCTGCACGACGGACTTCTCGTCGGCGAAGTCGAGCACGACGAGGTCGTCGGCGGCCGTCCGGATCGGCGTGTCCGGGTCGCCCGTGACCGCGGTCGTCGGTGTCGTCCCCTTGAGGGCGGCGAGGAGGTCGAGGACCTCGGTGGTGGTGCCGGAGCGGGTGAGCGCGACCACCCGGTCGTAGCGGCGCCCGGCCGGGAACTCCGACGCGGCGAAGGCGTCCGTCTCGCCCTGCCCGGCCTGTTCGCGCAGCGCGGCCGCGGCCTGGGCCATGAACCACGAGGTGCCGCAGCCGACGATCGCGACCCGCTCCCCCGCGGCCGGCAGCGCCGCCTCGTGCCGCGCGGCCAGGTCCGCGCCACGCGTCCAGCACTCCGGCTGGCTGGTCAGCTCGTTCTCGACATGGCTCATGCCGTGCCCCACTCCCCGATCGATGTCGCCCCAGAACTGCATGCTTGTTCGTGCAAGATATAGCGAGCTTTCAATCACAATCAAGCATTCGCGCGCACACGGGCTAGGGTCTGTGCGGACACATGACGAGTCGTACGACGATTGGAGGCCGCGGATGTCCCGCGACGCCCGGTGGAAGTCCCTCCTCGAACTGCTCGTCGAGCGCGGCCGTCTCGACGTGGAGGAGGCGGCGGGCGAACTGGGCGTGTCCGCCGCGACGATCCGCCGCGACTTCGACCAGCTCGCCGAGCAGCAGATGCTGGTACGCACGCGCGGCGGCGCGGTCGTGCACGGCGTCAGCTACGAGTTGCCGCTGCGCTACAAGACCGCGCTGGGCGCCGCCGAGAAGCAGCGCATCGCCAAGGCCGTCGGCGAGCTCCTGTCGCCCGGCGAGGCGGTGGGCCTGACCGGCGGCACGACCACGACCGAGGTCGCGCGGGCGCTCGCCGTCCGCCCCGACCTCGCCTCCGGCACCCCCGCCCTGACGATCGTCACGAACGCCCTGAACATCGCCAACGAGCTGGCCGTACGGCCCCAGTTCAAGATCGTGCTGACCGGCGGCGTCGCCCGCGCGCAGTCGTACGAGTTGATCGGTCCGCTCGCCGACGGGGTGCTGAGCCAGATCACGCTGGACACCGCGGTGCTCGGCGTCGTGGGTCTCGATGTCACGCACGGCGCGTCCGCGCACGACGAGGCGGAGGCCGCGATCAACCGGCTGCTGTGCGAGCGGGCGGAGCGCGTGATCGTCGCGGCGGACTCCAGCAAGCTGGGCCACCGGGCGTTCGCCCGGATCTGCGCGGTGGAGCAGGTGGACATCCTGGTCACGGACACGGCCGCCGACAAGGAGACCCTCGCGCGGTTCGCGGAGGCGGGGCTTCAGGTCGTCGCCGTCTGAGGCCGGACCGGCGCGCAGAGCTTCGGGCGAGGGCGCGTGGTGCGCAGGCACCGCGCGCCCTTTCGTGTGCCATGGCGCACACCGGCAACCCCCTTGTCCCCCGCCGCTTTCCGCACCTAACCTGACTTTGTGTCGCTACTAAACAAACTGGGAACCGTCAGCGCCGACGGCCCACGCCCCGCCTCCCTGACCCGCCTGCGCGTCGCCCTCACCGTCTTCTTCGCCCTCGACGGATTCGTCTTCGCGGGCTGGGTGGTCCGCATCCCCGCGATCAAGGAGCAGACCGGGGCGTCCGCGAGCCAACTCGGGCTCGCCCTGCTCGGGGTGTCGGCCGGCGCCGTCGTCACGATGATGCTGACCGGGCGGCTGTGCCGCCGCTTCGGCAGCCACGCGGTCACCGTGGCCTGCGGCGTCCTGCTCCCCCTGACGGTCCTGCTCCCGCCGCTGACGCACTCTCCGCTCGCCCTCGGACTCGTCCTGCTGGCGTTCGGAGCGGCGTACGGCGGTATCAACGTGGCGATGAACAGCGCGGCCGTCGATCTCGTCGCCGCCCTGCGCCGCCCGGTCATGCCGAGCTTCCACGCGGCGTTCAGCCTCGGCGGCATGGTCGGATCCGGCCTCGGCGGCCTCGTCGCCGCGCATCTCTCCCCCACCCGGCACCTGCTGGGCATCACGGTCATCGGCCTGGTGGTCACGGCGGTGACGGCGCCGACCCTGCTGCGCACGCCCGCGCCCCGCCCGCCGGAAGGTATACGGACTCCGGCAGGATCACGCCCGATCGACCGTCGCGTACGCGGCCTCGTCCTGGTCTTCGGCCTCATCGCCCTGTGCACGGCGTACGGCGAAGGGGCCCTCGCCGACTGGAGCGCCCTGCACATGGAGCAGGACCTGCACGCCCACCCGGGCGTCGCCGCCGCCAGTTACTCGTGCTTCGCGTTCGCCATGACGATCGGCCGGCTCAGCGGCACGTCGCTGCTCGAACGGCTCGGCAGGGCACGGACGGTGGTCTTCGGCGGCGCGACGGGCGCGGCCGGGATGCTGCTCGGTTCGCTGGCGCCGTGGGCGTGGCTCGCCCTCGTCGGGTTCGCGATCACGGGGCTCGGGCTCGCGAACATCTTCCCCGTCGCGGTCGAGCGGGCCGGGGCGCTCGCGGGCCCGACCGGCGTCGCCGCCGCGTCCACGCTCGGCTACGGCGGGATGCTGCTCGGCCCGCCGGCGATCGGCTTCATGGCGGACTGGTTCTCGCTGCCCGCGGCGCTGACGAGCGTGGCGCTGCTCGCGGCGGTGGCGGCGACGATCGGGTTCGCGACACGGCGGTCCGCCACCGTGTGACCCGTGAAATCCCCTGGGTTCGAGCACGCTCCACCCGGCAGACTCGCCCCCATGGAAATCGCCGAGCACATTCAGATCGTCGACACGCAGGGCCGGTCGCTCGCGGCCGCCGCCGAGGAGGCGGGCGTCGACGCGAAGGTGGCAGCCTGTCCCGACTGGCAGGTGCGCGACCTGCTGCGCCATCAGGGCGCGGTGCACCGGTGGGCCGCCTCGCACGTCGAGCAGGGCTCCGCGCGGCCGCTCCCGCTGACCGAGCGGGCCGACCTCGACGGCGACGCGCTGCTCGCATGGTTCCGGGAGGGACACCGCCACCTCGTCGATACGCTGACGAACGCCGATCCCGGGCTGGAGTGCTGGGCCTTCCTGCCCGCCCCTTCACCGCTCGCCTTCTGGGCGCGGCGCCAGGCCCACGAGACGACCGTGCACAGCGTGGACGCGCGGTCGGCGCTGAACCCCGCCGAGCAGGCCCGACCGGAGGCGATCTCGGCGGAGTTCGGGGCGGACGGCATCGACGAACTGCTGACCGGCTTCCACGCGCGGGCGCGCAGCCGGGTGCGTTCGGACGTGCCGCGGGTGCTGCGGGTCCGCGCGACGGACGTGGACGACGCCGTGTGGACGGTGCGGATCACCGAGGAGCCACCCGTGACGGTGCGCGGCGCGGTGGGCGACGCGGACTGCGAGGTGTCGGGCCCCGCGGCCCGGCTCTACCTGGCGCTGTGGAACCGGCTGCCGCTGCCGGACGTGAGCGGTGACGCCGCGCTCGCCGCACTGTGGCGCGAGCGTTCGGGAATCTGAGCCACGCCAGGGGGCCTGCACGCAGGCGGCAGGTCGCGCGGGCCGTCAGGCGTCGGCCGCACCGGATTCGCCGGACGGCTCCAGCATCCGGCCGAGCACGGCCCTCTGGAGCGGCCGTACTCGCGCGTGCAGGTCACGGCCCTTCGGCGTGAGACAGACGCGCACCCCGCGCCGGTCCTCGCTGCACATGCCGCGCTCCACGAGGCCGTCCTTCTCCAGGCGGCCGATCAGACGGGACAGGGCGCTCTGGCTGAGGTGCACCTGTCCGGCGATCTCCTGCACCCGGAAGCCGGAGATACCGTCCTCCGGCGCGCCCTCGGCGAGCACGTCGAGCACTTCGAAGTCACTGGCGCCCAGGCCGTGCCGGTGCAGCGCGCGATCGAGCTCGCACATGGTGCGCGCGTGTACCGCGAGGATGTCCCGCCACTGATCCACGAGGCCCGACGAGGGCTCCGCTTCCGACTTCTGTGCCGCCATGACCGCACCGTAGCAGAAAAGACGCCGTTTGTTGCATCGGAATTAAATGCACTTGCAGTCAATGCATGTGCATGTACTGTGCTCCGCATGACCTCTCCGCTCACCGACGCCCCGGCGTCCGCTCCGTCGTCCCCGGAGCACTCCGCAGCGCACCAGGAGCGCTGGTCCCCGCGTCTGTGGGGAACCCTCCTCGTGCTCTGCGCCGCGATGTTCCTCGACGCGCTCGACGTCTCGATGGTCGGCGTCGCGCTGCCCTCGATCGGCTCGGAACTCGGCCTGTCGACGTCGACCCTCCAGTGGGTCGTCAGCGGCTACATCCTGGGCTACGGCGGCCTGCTGCTCCTCGGTGGCCGCGCGGCCGACCTGCTCGGGCGGCGCCGTGTCTTCCTGATCGCACTCGCCGTCTTCGCGCTCGCCTCACTGCTCGGCGGGCTCGTCGACTCCGGACCGCTGCTCATCGCGAGCCGCTTCATCAAGGGCCTCAGCGCCGCGTTCACCGCGCCGGCCGGCCTGTCCATCATCACGACCACGTTCGCCGAGGGCCCGGTCCGCAACCGCGCCCTGTCCATCTACACCACCTGCGCCGCCACCGGCTTCTCCATGGGCCTCGTCCTCTCCGGCCTGCTGACGGAGGCGAGCTGGCGCCTGACCATGCTGCTGCCCGCGCCGATCGCGGTGATCGCCCTGCTGCTCGGCCTCAAGCTCATCCCGCACAGCGCCAAGGAGGAGAACCACCGCGGTTACGACGTCCCCGGCGCCATCACCGGCACGCTCTCTATGCTGCTGCTGGTCTTCACGGTGGTCGAGGCACCCGAGGCCGGCTGGGGCTCGCCCCGCACGCTGCTCTCGTTCCTGGCCGTCGCCGTCCTGTTCGCCGTGTTCGTACGGATCGAGCGGCGCTCGCCGGGGCCGCTGATCCGGCTCGGCGTACTGCGCTCCGGCACCCAGATCCGCGCGCAGATCGGCGCCATGACCTTCTTCGGCTCGTACGTGAGCTTCCAGTTCCTCGCGACGCTCTACCTCCAGTCCCTGCTCGGCTGGTCGGCGCTGAGCATGGCCCTCGCGTTCCTGCCGGCGGGCGCCCTGGTGGCGCTGTCGTCGACGAAGGTCGGCGCGATCGTGGACCGCTTCGGCACCCCGCGGGTGATCGCGGTCGGCTTCGCGCTCATGGTCGTCGGCTACGCCCTCTTCCTCCGCATCAACCTCGACCCGGTCTACGCGGCCGTCATCCTGCCCACGATGCTGCTGATCGGCGCGGCCTGCGCGCTGGTCTTCCCCTCGCTCAACATCCAGGCCACGAACGGCGTGCACGACGACGAGCAGGGCATGGTCTCCGGCCTGCTCAACACGTCCGTGCAGGTCGGCGGCGCGATCTTCCTCGCGGTGGTGACCGCCGTCGTCACGGCGAACGCCCCCGAGGGCTCCTCGCCGCAGGCGGTCCTCGACAGCTTCCGGCCCGGACTGGTGGTGATCACGGCGGTCGCCCTGGTGGGCCTGCTGGTCACGCTGACCGGTGTGCGCGCCCGGCGTCCGCAGGAGTCGCTCGTGGTCGTGCAGTCCGCGCCGGTACAGGCCGCCGAGGAGCCGGTCGCGGTACGGGACTGACCACGGCGGCGTGTTCGGGGGACGGGGCCCGCAGGCGACACACTCGCCTGCGGGCCCCGCGCCGCTTCTCCTCGCGACCGGAGCACTCCCTGCCGG includes:
- a CDS encoding MFS transporter, translating into MTSPLTDAPASAPSSPEHSAAHQERWSPRLWGTLLVLCAAMFLDALDVSMVGVALPSIGSELGLSTSTLQWVVSGYILGYGGLLLLGGRAADLLGRRRVFLIALAVFALASLLGGLVDSGPLLIASRFIKGLSAAFTAPAGLSIITTTFAEGPVRNRALSIYTTCAATGFSMGLVLSGLLTEASWRLTMLLPAPIAVIALLLGLKLIPHSAKEENHRGYDVPGAITGTLSMLLLVFTVVEAPEAGWGSPRTLLSFLAVAVLFAVFVRIERRSPGPLIRLGVLRSGTQIRAQIGAMTFFGSYVSFQFLATLYLQSLLGWSALSMALAFLPAGALVALSSTKVGAIVDRFGTPRVIAVGFALMVVGYALFLRINLDPVYAAVILPTMLLIGAACALVFPSLNIQATNGVHDDEQGMVSGLLNTSVQVGGAIFLAVVTAVVTANAPEGSSPQAVLDSFRPGLVVITAVALVGLLVTLTGVRARRPQESLVVVQSAPVQAAEEPVAVRD